A stretch of Sebastes fasciatus isolate fSebFas1 chromosome 19, fSebFas1.pri, whole genome shotgun sequence DNA encodes these proteins:
- the purg gene encoding purine-rich element-binding protein gamma codes for MMADGCCRGMDRGRGKIASDSLPRATYPPPPPPLPQQQQYVHSPGSQQQQQPGSQQQQPGSDIQELASKRVDIQKKRFYLDVKQSARGRFLKIAEVWIGRGRHDNIRKSKLTLSMSMAPALRYCLGDFIDYYARIGLRGALAPPQLDEHSGNNHQQGRAHDARRRAQDAARTVLSPTGSAVSDDHAHRVLKSDFIERDNRKYFLDLKENQRGRFLRIRQTVSKGHGTMGYYGQGIEQTIVLPAQGLIEFRDALSQLIEDYGDEDSDERGRPGTGGVGGGSRNNDDNPELPEAASFRVDNKRFYFDVGSNRYGIFLKISEVRQPYRNTITVPLKAWARFGENFIRYEEEMRRIFSCHKEKRIDARQDSEEQDD; via the coding sequence ATGATGGCTGATGGATGTTGCAGAGGGATGGACAGAGGAAGGGGTAAGATTGCATCAGATTCTTTACCGAGAGCCAcatatcctcctcctcctcctcctcttcctcagcagcagcagtatgtcCACAGCCCCGGCtctcaacagcagcagcagccgggctcccagcagcagcagccgggcAGTGACATCCAGGAGTTAGCCTCCAAACGCGTCGACATCCAAAAGAAGCGCTTCTACCTGGACGTGAAGCAGAGCGCCCGCGGTCGCTTCCTGAAGATCGCGGAGGTTTGGATCGGTCGAGGCCGGCACGACAACATCAGGAAGAGCAAGCTGACTCTGTCCATGTCCATGGCTCCGGCGCTCCGCTACTGTCTGGGAGACTTCATCGATTACTACGCGCGGATCGGACTGCGCGGGGCCCTCGCGCCTCCGCAGCTCGACGAGCACAGCGGCAACAACCACCAGCAGGGCCGCGCGCACGACGCCCGCAGGAGAGCGCAGGACGCCGCGCGCACCGTGCTGTCTCCCACCGGCTCCGCGGTGTCCGACGACCATGCACATCGCGTCCTCAAGAGCGACTTCATCGAGCGGGACAACAGGAAGTACTTCCTGGACCTGAAGGAGAACCAGAGAGGTCGGTTCCTCCGCATACGGCAGACTGTCAGTAAAGGACACGGCACCATGGGCTACTACGGACAGGGCATCGAGCAGACCATCGTGCTGCCGGCTCAGGGGCTCATCGAGTTCAGAGACGCGCTGTCGCAGCTCATAGAGGACTACGGAGACGAGGACAGCGACGAGCGCGGCCGACCCGGCACCGGCGGCGTCGGCGGCGGCTCCAGGAACAACGACGACAACCCGGAGCTGCCGGAGGCTGCGTCCTTTCGGGTGGACAACAAGAGGTTTTACTTTGACGTGGGCTCGAACCGCTACGGGATCTTTCTAAAGATCAGCGAGGTGCGGCAGCCCTACAGGAACACCATCACGGTGCCGCTCAAAGCCTGGGCTCGGTTCGGAGAGAACTTCATCCGGTACGAGGAGGAGATGAGACGCATCTTCTCCTGTCACAAGGAGAAGCGGATAGACGCGCGGCAGGACAGCGAGGAGCAGGACGACTGA